The following proteins are co-located in the Gammaproteobacteria bacterium genome:
- the rpsI gene encoding 30S ribosomal protein S9, which translates to LQATDLDGKFDFQVTVSGGGISGQAGAVRHGITRALIAYDEGLKGVLRRAGLVTRDARQVERKKVGLHKARKRPQYSKR; encoded by the coding sequence CCCTACAGGCCACCGACCTCGACGGGAAGTTCGACTTCCAGGTCACCGTCAGCGGCGGCGGGATCTCCGGCCAGGCCGGGGCGGTGCGACACGGTATCACCCGCGCACTCATCGCCTACGACGAAGGTCTCAAGGGTGTCCTACGGCGCGCCGGTCTTGTGACCCGAGACGCCCGCCAGGTCGAACGCAAGAAGGTCGGGCTGCACAAGGCTCGGAAGCGGCCGCAGTACTCCAAGCGATAA